The Solanum dulcamara chromosome 6, daSolDulc1.2, whole genome shotgun sequence genome contains the following window.
CTCACATACATGAAATCTGCTTTGAAGCGACGGACACAGAAAGGGGAAAAAGAACAGCTGCAGAAGGATGGCCGCTCACTCAACTAATAGTTGAGTTGTTATCTCAGAAAGTCACCCTtcttcttcattccatttttttttcaacaaaGAAAGCAACTTTCTGagataataattattagttgaCTGAAATCAACATGCTGCAGAAGTTGTAAGAGTGATAGAAACATTTTGCTTGATCAGACAAAAATCCAAGAGAAGTCCTACGATGTGCTTCTAAACATTTTTCTTCCTCTATTTATCACTAATTCACATAATTAagcataagaaaatcttaccaATGGTCGGGGTAAACATGCACGGAGGCAAAATCAACAGTTGAAAGTATAGAGTTGCGGACAAAATCGGATCCAAGATCAGCAGCCCAAATTTCTGGATTGCCAGTTGTCCTTTTGGGACTTTTAGGACCATAGAATCCTTCAAGACCCACTGTTAGCAAATGTTTCCTGTCAATCGATTTCACGAATGTTGACATCTCTTCTATCCAGTCCTGAAAATTGGTAATACTATTAATGCATACCCACGTAAACATACAAGCAAGCAGAATCTACTATTCGGAAAATGATTTGCTGAAAATTtactaaaaagtaaaaaaaagacCACACCCTCGGAAATTCATATGCCAAATGTAGGTAAGTCTGAGCGGAATTAGGTAATGAATACAGTCTCTTCTAGCAAGTGTTACAACCGATCAAATAATTTCCAATACAAAAAGGTGTCCATCTCGGAAAAGTAACTAATTATGGACGTCTAAGTGAGGCGTCATAAGCTCAGGACAAAAAGTACTCATGACATAATTGGATGATTTGTTCTTAAGCAAAATCCAATCGAACTTCAGAGATTAGATCAAGGAAAACCACCAGCTGCTAGATGAACTGCATAACAGTCTCACTAAACGATGGACTGCTCTGTTGTTCACACACTTAACTATTAAAATGAGGTCAAGTTTAGAAGTTACCTGGAGTGTATCACCAGAAGGATCGGTCATGCAGCGAGGTTCATTAATTAGCTCCCATGCAAAGATGGTTGGATCATCCCTGTACTCTATACCGGTGTATATGTTCCTCCTGGTTAGAACTGTCTGGAAAGATGAAATAGAATGATGACTTAGGTCAGTTCTTCAGCACAGAAAGTAGCTTTGATATCAACTCCAGGATGTCGTATGTGAGTGCAGACAAAAGAGCCAACGAAAGCTTGGCTCGTAGTATGgtctaaaattttaattatgtcGTTATCCTCGAAGCATCTTTTTGTGGACAAACAAAGATGAGAAAGCAAATACATCTTTTTTGTGACAAGCAAAGAAGATTATAAGATTCAGGAATACGgacataattcatgtcatttatAAGACAAATGTTTCTGCAACATTTGTGGATTTTCATTCAGCCTAGGAAATTACAACTGAGGAGCCCCATAGCCTTCTGAATCCCCATACCTCACCACTTCGGAGTTCGTGGAAGGCGAAAAGGCAAGTGATTCGGCAACTTACATCTGAGCTATAGGATTTAAGGTCTATCTCAAGTTAGAGATCAAAATTCAGAGTCCTAGTATGAGTTGCTTAAAACAGAGGCAAACAAACGACTTGCCTCGATAATAATTTCTCGAATAGAAAAAAGAAGTTCAAATTTGGGGAATAAATAAATTTCCAAGGTCTGTATAGTAATGTCTCGAATAGAAAACAGTAGTGCGAACTCGTGGATTGAATAACTCTTTGAACAAAGatgaaagatatttttgaaataacGGCAGATGGATGGATGTAGTGTATCTTGTTCGCCATCCCACAAATAAAAATTGCTGCATTTGGGAACATACACTCGCGGAGCACAAGGTTATCCATGGAAAAACCATTTCAAAGGAAAATTACCTTgacataatttttgaaataacGACGGATGGATGGATCATAGAAGAACGAATCGTTGGAGGAGCTTATAGCAACACCTTCTTCCCACGCCCACTTTACATACTGAGTCTTGCCACCATACGCTTGCAGATTGTTAACCAAACTGAGTATCAACCTGATTCCATTTCTTCTGGCTTCTGCTATAACATGATCTAACGCCTACAGCAACGGATTTCTATATTAAACAAAAGAAGCCAGAggcaaaaaatattaaatatatagattttttttaCAACAAGAGGTAGGAGTAAGGCTACTTGATAGGGAGTAGATCCAAAAAGTAACAAGAGTCTATGAACCAGAAAAAACTACTAGACAGATGTACAATTATGATATTAAGCTCCCGTTTAGCTAtagattttgaagttaaaactTGAAACTTGAAAGTTTGAGTTATTGAAGTTGTTTTTGGACATGCATTTTACTGAAGAAAAGGACCAAAAACTGGTTTGTGCCGGTTTTTATGTAAAGATTAAGGCAATCATACCCCAGATTAGATAACTAATGAATTCCATATTTAACTTAAATGAGTCATAATTAGAGCAAATACTATACATAAAAAGATATCATTACTAACTAACAATTATGGAATAATTGCTCATAAAGGGGTTAGTAGTACTAAAGTAGATGACATAACTATCCAAACAAAACATTTTCTTACCCTGAACACTTTCTCATCAAATTTTCCAGGTGAAATCTGTAGAGCATTATAACTAGCATCATTGAAAGCCCAAGTTCTACATACAGTAAGCCCCATCTTAGCACCAGCCTGAAGCATTGTTCGAATTCGCGGTCGAGTACTATAATCAGCAGCATGGTCCATTAACCAGTAAGAATTCCATCCATTAATGTAAAAAACTTTACCATCAACAAAGAACTGAGTTCCATTCCTCTCAACAAAACTAAGGTTTATTTCTTTGCTGTAATTAACCCACAAATCCCCAAATGACAAATACAGAAAAGCAATAAATGATGCAAACCCAATAATTGGATAAAACAAACCATTTCCTGCTAGCATTCTACTCATAGATGATTTAACCATTACCactaaaacaagaaaaagaacaacACCCAAGAATCACTTTGGAGtttaacaacaaaaaaatgctaactttaagctcCAAATCTAAGATTTTGATGAGAATATGGTTTTTTTTTACACCATAGATCTCTTTTACTCACCAATATTAGAAACCCCACATGGGAAAAAGTGATTTGAAACAAGAATCAGATCCACTTTAGGAAATTTACTTCAAGTGGAGCCAAAATCCAAGAATTGAAAATTTGAACTGGGGTTTGTCTTCTAATGGCTTCTAAATGGTGGCATTTATATATTTAACAAAAGAAAGGGTACACCTAACATGTAACCTGTCAAAAACATGAtgataatttgagaaaaaaagatGAATGAATAAGGAAGAAGATGATGATAGTGAGGTGGAATGTTGGttttcaaaaatgatttaattgGATCTGAAATCTTGAATTCTTAGCTTCTctagtaattttatttttttttgtaaagaaTAAGTCATACCAATAACTCCAAACTTTGGGCCATTGTTGATTTAAGCATTTCAACTgtttaaaaataagttaatacAAACAGgctaataatataaaataataataataataataataataataattattattattattattattataatttatgtaattttatatTCTTTGGTCATGTGGCTACTCCACTTGTTAGTGGTTGTTAGTTTCACCAGAACCAAAGGATAGTAATACAGTGTACTGTAATTATATTCTTTTAAAGTTTTTATCTTTAGCATATTATTTGCTGAAAAGTTCATAAATTAACTGACAAAAATGGcttctaagatttccaaaatttCTTTACCACGTGAGTGTTGGCCAACCTTTTCATAGTTTCGTCACTTTTAATCCACATCATTGGTTGTTTCATAATACTCATGTGTTTTGTACGGTCACACACAATACTAAGTGAAATTTTAGCTTTGATGTacagagttgtttgatagttaTTATTTGATGGGAGGTAAGATATTTTGTGAAATTAATCGAGTTCGAACACCAtagttatttaaaaaatattattcattttgaattaaatataaaactaaaaatatcGTCTTTTATGTAGCATGAGGTTAGACGTAGGGCGTAAGTCTCATTGATTTACGGAGGTGCATATCTTATGTatctttaatttataattttaacactaaaaaaataaagaaaagtaatttaatctttcattaattttacaaataaatcGCCactaacataaaaaaataatattataattattattttagaaaagTAACAACACAAAAATTGATCATAGTCTAGATAATCCTTAAAATGAATTATTCATCCATTACATCATCGATTCCACATCTACTAGTTCTCTCACCCTCAATTAATATTTGAAGTGGTTATtgctaatatattttaaagaaggaaaataataaaaagtgtAAGAACAATACAATGACCAAAAAAGTGGATAAACGTACCTCACGAACATAGTGCTATGTAATTTTTCTCTTATCAATTTCAGTCGTAATTACCTAAAAAACTATTTGTGACACTATCATTTTTAcaagagtttttttttcttttatttatatatatttttagaaaaatcacTATAACATGAAAACATAAAAGCATAAAGTACAACTATTATTAGACCAATAATAAGAAAACACGAtttacataaaattaaaataataaaaagaaatttaacTTATGATATTTAcgcttttattttcaaaacttaTGCTTTTACGTCCTGGAGCTTACACCATATAAATCTTTTGCtcctcaaaatatttttgatacgtCCCCGCCTTAGAACTCACTCCAAAACACTTTCGAAAACACTTATATAAATCAaatgataataattaatttgtatatatatttttactttagGAAAATGTTCACTATTTGTAGTCAAAGAATTAGATAAAAGTAATATTGTGGAGGTTACGTCCATTTTAATTAACAACACCAATCAAGCCAATCTTCCAGCCGATTTTTCGGGAGCTTTATacgatatttgtattacttagAATTAAAAAATGGAAATGGTCCACAAATAAAGGAGTAAATTATTGAAACCCTACTTATATATTCcaatattcttttctttttcacaatCTGTTACCTAtttttgaaacaaaaatatatttttttatcacgATAACTTATTTATTGTAATCTTATAAGTGGGCATGAGGAACGTAGAATGTATACAGATCTTACCCCTACATTTATGAGatgaaaaagttatttttgataGATCCTCAGCTCAAAAATATTCGACGTGgaattataagaaaataaaacaataacATAATGGTATACAAAACAATTGAAATAATAGATAGTAATACAAATTAAAGAGTAAGAGACTATATAATATCTATCCCTTTCTCTTTTCCCTTCttgtccccccccccccccccccccaaaaaaaaaaatataaaaagaaaaatagaaagattttattttttttggaaagatGTTTTCACTAGAAAAAGAAATTTGACCTTAAAATGGGGAAAAGAAAACAACAAacaagtttttttattttttggctaaaaataaaCAAGTTAATTAAACACGTAAAAACATTATCCTAATCAATCCAAATTATGACTATTGACCAACTTTGTTTAAGATGTTGTCGGActctaaataattaaatgacGTGTTTCTAACTAATAAATTGGAAAATAACGATGTTGAACAATAGTTTGGCAAAAGATTACTCATTAATCCACTTTGAACACACTCAATGAAGTAATTGATTAACATTTAATTGCACGATTTATCTTTTAAATAGACtgatttataaatatataagttCTTTAAGAATGTAGAACATAactgataaaatattataatgtgaaaaatataaatttatatctcataaataaatatttatcttgagATACAAAAACTAAAAACAAGCATAAACTAAAGGCAAAAGTGTGAAAGACCATTGATTAACTCTTAATTAATAGGTTCCCAAGTCACTTTAGTCAAATGTTAAATTGTGGTCCATCATTGTCTATGGTTCAAATGGATGAATCATAGTTTGATCATCATAATATAGgtttttttaattcaaagttATTAATAGTAATAATTGCCTACAAATATTAAGCATTTCGTGAATGCACAAATTATTAGCCTTTTTTATCAGATTTTTACATAATTATGTAGTCCTACTTTTCTAaaagaagtatatatatatatgacaaaagTGTGGGCTAATAAGtcaaaaattctcaaaatataatgtTTTATTATATGTTCTAGATTAAGGACTACACACAACAcacattttttcttcttcaaaacaCTCACTCTATtaagatttaaatttttttaatataaataatttcatttacttTGTCACAACAATCTTCCGCCTAAATTAAGTTTTATATGACTCATCACAATTTTATGAGCTAATTGGAGATTAACTATGTATCGCTCATATCATTTGAGTATTTATGACCACCAAGCTCACATACTTCTTATTGTGTGTGTCTCCAAGCTACGAGATAATTAAGTACTAGCCCATAGACTCCAAGCCCCACACCATTATATtaacatatatctccatgttcGTCCTGccaaataagtgaattttttatttattttcttctgaTCGATAagcaataaaaaatatcatcttaaaaatatttatgtagaaTCTAAACAAATATTATGTAAGGTGAAAGTGGAATGTAGGGGGTGTTGGTTAGGGGGCGAAAATTTTATGGGTGAAAGTGAATATGAGTTgtattaaaagataaaaaatacaATCAACATAGAATATCATGTCACGTATAATAATTTTCTCAAAAGATCTCACAGTACTACAAGTattaaacataattttttttctactttATATTGGTAAAGAACTTTGTTTCCACCTCACATACACTCCACCAAAAAAGTGCATATTGATTGTTTGTACAAAAAAGCTCATAAATTGCCaaaccaaaaattaattattgtccGACTTGCTATCTAAAGCTAAGTATCattatcatattttcttttttggttgGAATATAATTATCATTATATTGTCCGACAATAATTTTATCATCATAAAAGCATTCTGTTCACAAGAATAAACAAATCCATTTAATTTATGGTAAGGTCCCTTGTTGACATTAAAATTAATTGTCTAGATCCTATGATTAAAAAAAACCATATGATATTGTTAAATTAAAGTGTAGGTTATAAATGTTGGTAAAAGAAGCAGACTTTACCTctgtattttaatatttttattttgactaatatagacagttcctctttttttttcttttttttgatttgtGGTCAATAATTGTGACTAATTTAGATTTAAGGAGTCAATCACGCTGTTCTTTTCTACACAATGCTTTAAAATATGGAATTTTCACCACAAACACCAACTtgtcattctttttaaaaggCAGTCAAGTGGATGtacaaaatattttgtattagaAGAGTTTTAGGAAAAGTGGAACCGTAAGCAGTGTAACGTTGATAATCTGTAAGTATTAGTGATTGCTTTTTCGACTCGAACTCATAATTTATAAATCACACAAAAATAgatatcttattacttttttttgATGTACTATATTAGCCTCAATTCTAATGatctttaaaaaagaaaaattgtgtTAGTTATAATTTTCAGAACccaataaataaagaaaaaacaacaaaagaCCAGGGAAGGATCTAGGGCTTCGTGAGGATGTTCACCCCTACTCCTTCGGCAAAACAATATAATGTTGTATAAATAGGGtaattttttagaaatttttatgtgtctatatatatatatatattctgaatCTTGTAAACACAAGAATAGAGGTTGACTTAGTGGTAAAGGAATTCAAAATT
Protein-coding sequences here:
- the LOC129892005 gene encoding mannan endo-1,4-beta-mannosidase 2-like isoform X1 translates to MVKSSMSRMLAGNGLFYPIIGFASFIAFLYLSFGDLWVNYSKEINLSFVERNGTQFFVDGKVFYINGWNSYWLMDHAADYSTRPRIRTMLQAGAKMGLTVCRTWAFNDASYNALQISPGKFDEKVFRALDHVIAEARRNGIRLILSLVNNLQAYGGKTQYVKWAWEEGVAISSSNDSFFYDPSIRRYFKNYVKTVLTRRNIYTGIEYRDDPTIFAWELINEPRCMTDPSGDTLQDWIEEMSTFVKSIDRKHLLTVGLEGFYGPKSPKRTTGNPEIWAADLGSDFVRNSILSTVDFASVHVYPDHWFHHKNFEEMLKFAAKWMLSHIEDGDRELKKPVLFTEFGLSNDNDDFEPAQRDRFLKMVLDVLYKSAKRKRSGAGSFFWQFLVENMERFNDEYGIVPWENPSTYRLITEQSCRLAKVQGLLSTQIEHVKNFCASRRN
- the LOC129892005 gene encoding mannan endo-1,4-beta-mannosidase 2-like isoform X2; its protein translation is MLQAGAKMGLTVCRTWAFNDASYNALQISPGKFDEKVFRALDHVIAEARRNGIRLILSLVNNLQAYGGKTQYVKWAWEEGVAISSSNDSFFYDPSIRRYFKNYVKTVLTRRNIYTGIEYRDDPTIFAWELINEPRCMTDPSGDTLQDWIEEMSTFVKSIDRKHLLTVGLEGFYGPKSPKRTTGNPEIWAADLGSDFVRNSILSTVDFASVHVYPDHWFHHKNFEEMLKFAAKWMLSHIEDGDRELKKPVLFTEFGLSNDNDDFEPAQRDRFLKMVLDVLYKSAKRKRSGAGSFFWQFLVENMERFNDEYGIVPWENPSTYRLITEQSCRLAKVQGLLSTQIEHVKNFCASRRN